A window of the Fulvia fulva chromosome 11, complete sequence genome harbors these coding sequences:
- a CDS encoding Cladofulvin biosynthesis regulatory protein claE yields the protein MSLSRSVAAMHFPVTAPPPVPVPHAPHTGGLHEATATASSSAGPTSTSIAAGPRVRSSCETCAASKLKCSKERPRCARCVKRGLDCTYVLLKRAGRKPGQPQTSSRSRRREPSSGGPSPPSGVTGTSTSSDMLQDLFGTPLDMTVDGFDAAMSDSSTFHSSDLLDDHSLSAFTADPFFIHGLDDQQLHSICDDDPHSMLGVPPLMNHALMEPRTPRALSISDNGSQHLRTGRLDGVSCSCLARVLSLFQRYSASSESLCMHQRKPELDERLENVSTQSILSQNGTAVELLSGILESPCCQDGYLVVMVALVTFKILGWYSAVAQRTKTLLPGERHNPSPSFDEQHSNTTTTIRGFCLDGEDSERRTVQLILGELHPVRQLIERFALRLKLLVEEMQDADKAGVAAKDLCANAMLSTSTLVYKQLETDLRSEWRALSARVIDRLKNL from the coding sequence ATGTCCCTGTCACGCAGCGTGGCTGCCATGCATTTCCCAGTAACAGCGCCGCCGCCTGTACCAGTACCACATGCTCCCCACACTGGAGGACTCCATGAAGCGACAGCGACAGCGTCGTCGTCGGCTGGTCCAACGTCGACGAGCATCGCAGCAGGACCTCGCGTGCGCAGCAGTTGCGAGACTTGTGCAGCCTCCAAGTTGAAGTGCTCCAAGGAGAGGCCTCGCTGCGCCAGATGTGTCAAGCGTGGCTTGGACTGCACCTATGTCTTGCTGAAGCGCGCGGGCAGGAAACCAGGTCAACCCCAGACATCTTCCAGGTCTCGACGAAGAGAACCGTCAAGTGGTGGCCCTTCACCCCCATCGGGAGTCACTGGTACCAGTACTAGCTCTGACATGCTGCAAGACTTGTTCGGGACACCATTGGATATGACAGTGGATGGCTTCGATGCGGCAATGAGTGACAGCTCGACATTCCACAGTAGTGATCTGCTTGACGATCACTCCCTGTCCGCATTCACGGCAGACCCCTTCTTCATACATGGCCTGGATGATCAGCAACTGCACTCAATCTGCGACGACGACCCGCATAGCATGCTTGGTGTTCCACCTCTAATGAATCACGCTTTGATGGAGCCTAGGACTCCCCGAGCTCTCTCGATATCGGACAATGGCTCACAGCATCTCCGGACTGGTCGGCTCGACGGCGTATCCTGCTCATGCTTGGCGCGCGTTCTCTCATTGTTCCAGCGATACTCAGCTTCGTCTGAAAGTTTGTGTATGCATCAGCGTAAACCCGAGCTTGATGAGAGGCTCGAGAATGTCTCCACACAATCCATTCTTAGCCAGAACGGAACAGCCGTCGAGCTATTGAGTGGTATTCTGGAGAGCCCGTGCTGCCAGGATGGTTATCTTGTCGTCATGGTGGCCTTGGTCACCTTTAAGATCTTGGGCTGGTATTCTGCTGTGGCGCAACGTACCAAGACCTTGCTGCCAGGAGAGCGTCACAACCCATCGCCATCTTTCGACGAACAACATTCAAATACAACCACCACCATCCGAGGCTTCTGTCTAGACGGCGAGGATTCAGAGAGGAGGACAGTCCAGCTGATCCTGGGCGAGCTCCACCCTGTGCGGCAACTGATCGAAAGGTTTGCATTGAGACTGAAGCTGCTTGTGGAAGAGATGCAAGATGCAGATAAAGCAGGAGTTGCTGCGAAAGACCTATGCGCAAATGCGATGCTGTCAACATCAACGCTCGTGTATAAGCAGCTCGAAACGGATCTTCGAAGTGAGTGGAGGGCACTATCGGCGCGTGTTATCGATCGTCTGAAGAATCTGTGA